One window from the genome of Ammoniphilus sp. CFH 90114 encodes:
- a CDS encoding RecX family transcriptional regulator, protein MYEQQMHGNDSTIITSIEQQKRNRSRYNIYINHEFSFAVHEDILVKYRLMKGREINPEEIKEVLIAEERNRAMQYALRFLSYRPRTATEVSEHLQRKGFLREDIDGIISYLQDKKYLDDQSYALQWVEERKRLKPRGRSLLRMELIQRGIDDHLADQALEDQLTGQEEREMIENWIYKKCSQKKFPNLYEMKKRIVPFLQRKGFPLDLILEVVHTVGEDFLE, encoded by the coding sequence ATGTATGAGCAGCAAATGCACGGAAATGATTCAACAATAATAACGTCTATAGAACAGCAAAAGAGGAACAGATCTCGCTATAACATTTACATCAATCATGAATTTTCATTTGCGGTACATGAGGACATTCTAGTCAAGTATCGGCTAATGAAAGGTAGGGAGATTAATCCAGAAGAGATTAAGGAAGTACTGATTGCAGAAGAACGAAACCGAGCCATGCAATATGCGCTCCGCTTTTTGAGCTACCGCCCGCGCACCGCGACAGAGGTAAGTGAGCATTTACAGAGAAAAGGTTTTCTGCGTGAGGATATTGATGGTATCATAAGTTATTTACAAGATAAAAAATATCTAGATGATCAATCCTATGCTCTTCAATGGGTGGAGGAAAGAAAGAGGCTAAAGCCACGGGGAAGAAGCCTACTCCGGATGGAATTGATTCAACGTGGTATAGATGATCATTTGGCTGATCAAGCGCTTGAAGACCAACTCACTGGTCAAGAAGAAAGAGAAATGATTGAGAACTGGATTTATAAGAAATGTAGTCAAAAGAAATTTCCCAATCTCTATGAAATGAAAAAAAGAATAGTTCCATTTTTACAAAGGAAGGGTTTTCCATTGGATTTGATTTTAGAGGTAGTTCATACTGTTGGAGAGGACTTTCTAGAATAA
- a CDS encoding SDR family oxidoreductase, producing the protein MNEEKWALVTGASGGIGSAIAKLLAQKGYHLYLHYRSGEEEIKKVKQVCEQSGALVIQLKADLSRIEEIEGLVSQISRMPDVLINNAGITHYGLFTETQLGDIELLYQTNIRAPFILAQKLAPSMVNKQSGRIINISSIWGVTGASCEVLYSTTKGALLAFTKALAKELAPSQVTVNAVVPGAIEGKLLSRQFAEEELSMIAEEIPMGRLGKPEEIASLVWYLMQPEAQYITGQVISPNGGWYT; encoded by the coding sequence ATGAACGAGGAGAAATGGGCGTTAGTGACTGGAGCGAGTGGAGGAATCGGATCAGCTATTGCTAAGTTGCTTGCTCAAAAGGGTTACCATCTATATTTACATTATCGCAGCGGGGAGGAGGAAATAAAAAAGGTAAAGCAGGTCTGTGAGCAATCCGGTGCTCTGGTTATCCAACTTAAAGCAGATCTGTCCCGTATTGAAGAAATAGAGGGTTTGGTTTCCCAGATTTCAAGAATGCCTGATGTTCTAATTAATAATGCCGGTATAACTCATTATGGTTTATTCACGGAGACGCAGTTAGGGGATATTGAGTTGTTGTATCAAACGAACATCCGAGCCCCGTTTATTCTCGCCCAGAAGCTCGCACCTTCTATGGTTAACAAGCAATCGGGCAGAATAATTAATATATCTTCCATTTGGGGAGTGACAGGAGCATCATGCGAGGTACTCTACTCTACAACGAAAGGGGCTCTTCTTGCGTTCACTAAGGCATTAGCTAAGGAATTAGCACCAAGTCAGGTGACGGTCAATGCAGTTGTCCCTGGAGCAATTGAAGGGAAATTACTTAGTCGTCAATTTGCTGAGGAAGAGTTGAGCATGATTGCTGAGGAGATTCCCATGGGACGATTGGGCAAGCCTGAAGAAATTGCTTCATTGGTATGGTATTTAATGCAACCGGAGGCACAGTATATCACCGGTCAAGTCATTAGTCCTAACGGAGGATGGTATACTTAA
- a CDS encoding competence/damage-inducible protein A: protein MRAEIIAVGTELLLGQIANTNAQYISKKLAELGVDVLYHSVVGDNTDRLRRVVEAAQSRSQIIIFTGGLGPTKDDLTKETIAKCIHKTLVLDQTAMQRIEEFFIRRGIVMTENNRKQAMVIDGCTVLPNDHGMAPGMAIEAQGLHYILLPGPPRELNPMFDSYGIPYLQTLFPDEQIVHSKVLRFFGIGESALEETLLDLIDNQTNPTIAPLASEGEVTIRLTAKTKTVEIANDMIHQLESIIYSRVGQYVYGYNQDTLESVAFDLLKEKKLTLALAESCTGGLVSRLITSIPGSSEVFVGGVVSYSAEAKELLLDIPSGLINQDGAVSASVAEKMALQVRLKLNADIGLSITGVAGPGQTEEKPVGLVYIGISSAFGEETLELRLSGTREGIQIRAAKNSLFLLIQQLKERNEIN, encoded by the coding sequence ATGAGAGCGGAGATTATCGCGGTCGGTACGGAGCTTCTACTAGGTCAGATCGCCAATACAAACGCACAATACATATCTAAGAAGCTGGCCGAGCTTGGAGTGGATGTCCTTTATCATTCGGTAGTCGGAGATAATACAGATCGGCTTAGAAGAGTCGTAGAGGCGGCTCAGAGCCGTTCCCAGATCATTATCTTTACAGGTGGCTTAGGTCCAACGAAGGATGATTTAACTAAGGAGACCATTGCTAAGTGCATTCATAAAACATTAGTATTGGACCAAACAGCCATGCAGCGAATCGAAGAATTCTTTATTCGACGCGGTATTGTTATGACTGAGAATAATCGCAAACAAGCGATGGTTATCGATGGCTGTACAGTCTTACCCAATGACCATGGGATGGCCCCAGGAATGGCCATAGAGGCGCAAGGGCTCCATTATATCTTATTGCCTGGTCCGCCGCGTGAATTAAATCCAATGTTTGATTCTTATGGTATACCTTATCTACAAACGCTGTTCCCAGATGAGCAGATTGTTCACTCTAAGGTGTTGCGTTTTTTTGGAATTGGAGAGTCGGCACTTGAAGAAACCTTACTAGATCTTATTGATAATCAAACTAATCCGACAATTGCTCCGTTAGCAAGTGAAGGGGAAGTGACCATCCGGTTAACTGCTAAGACGAAGACGGTTGAGATAGCTAATGACATGATTCACCAATTAGAGTCGATAATCTATAGTCGCGTAGGGCAATATGTCTACGGATATAACCAAGATACTTTAGAGAGTGTTGCTTTTGACCTGTTAAAAGAAAAAAAGCTGACGCTAGCTCTAGCAGAGAGCTGCACTGGTGGACTGGTTAGCCGTTTGATTACAAGTATACCAGGCTCTTCAGAAGTTTTCGTTGGTGGAGTTGTGAGCTACTCAGCTGAAGCTAAAGAGTTGTTGTTAGATATCCCCTCAGGCTTAATTAATCAAGATGGAGCGGTTAGTGCTTCTGTTGCTGAAAAGATGGCTTTGCAGGTCAGACTGAAGTTGAATGCAGATATTGGTTTATCGATTACTGGAGTAGCTGGTCCTGGACAAACGGAAGAAAAGCCGGTTGGACTGGTTTATATCGGTATTTCCTCAGCATTCGGTGAGGAAACGTTAGAGCTTCGACTTTCTGGAACAAGAGAAGGAATCCAAATTCGAGCTGCTAAAAATAGTCTTTTCTTACTCATCCAGCAGTTAAAAGAACGAAACGAAATTAATTGA
- a CDS encoding RodZ domain-containing protein — MNELGEMLKEARIKKDYTLEDIQKTTKIQKRYLEAIEEGNLDALPGHFYARAFVKSYAEAVGLDPEVVLGQVKAELPTPTVEEHIVPLRRGRQPKAPIQGGRWLSRVLLYLFAVLILFVIYIAVSELDKTPDAGGDQVSPNAPMMPPEVEQGADTPATPDGQSPTPPSAEPTPTAPHAAAEPPAPSAALSFVQQQNNIYRYELTGAKDFSIAIQATGSCWLRVLKNGQNGEKVDELTMTPGMQKEWTLTGAQEAWIRLGSAPDVKITVNGLALDTSQMKRSSQIIAITLKP; from the coding sequence GTGAATGAATTGGGTGAAATGCTAAAAGAAGCAAGAATAAAAAAGGATTACACCCTTGAAGATATACAAAAAACAACGAAAATTCAAAAGCGCTACTTAGAAGCCATTGAGGAAGGAAATCTTGATGCTTTACCAGGTCATTTCTATGCTCGAGCATTTGTTAAGAGTTATGCGGAGGCTGTTGGTTTAGACCCCGAAGTCGTATTAGGTCAAGTAAAAGCAGAACTTCCTACACCTACAGTGGAAGAACACATAGTTCCACTAAGACGAGGCAGGCAGCCAAAAGCTCCTATTCAAGGCGGAAGATGGCTGTCTCGAGTGTTGCTTTATTTGTTTGCTGTGCTTATACTTTTCGTTATCTACATAGCTGTCTCAGAATTAGATAAAACGCCGGATGCGGGTGGGGATCAAGTTTCTCCGAATGCACCTATGATGCCTCCAGAAGTAGAACAGGGGGCGGATACGCCTGCGACTCCTGACGGACAGAGTCCCACTCCTCCAAGTGCAGAGCCAACGCCAACCGCTCCTCATGCAGCAGCGGAACCACCGGCACCTTCTGCAGCTTTGTCCTTTGTTCAACAACAAAATAATATCTATCGATATGAACTTACAGGAGCTAAAGATTTTTCCATCGCTATTCAAGCCACGGGTAGTTGCTGGTTACGGGTATTGAAAAATGGACAAAACGGGGAAAAAGTGGATGAACTGACTATGACTCCGGGAATGCAAAAGGAATGGACCCTTACAGGTGCGCAAGAAGCGTGGATACGCTTAGGAAGTGCACCTGATGTTAAGATAACAGTAAATGGCCTAGCATTAGACACAAGTCAAATGAAACGTTCATCACAGATCATAGCCATAACCCTAAAGCCATAA
- a CDS encoding DEAD/DEAH box helicase — MITFSDFDLHRNVHRAIHDMGFEEPSPIQASAIPLILQGKDLLGQAQTGTGKTAAFGIPLIEKMTNELKVQALVLTPTRELAIQVSGELRKISKYKRTRTLPIYGGQSIGHQIRTLKQGVQVVIGTPGRILDHLRRKTLRLDEVSMVVLDEADEMLDMGFIDDIKEILGHTPNTRQTLLFSATMPHEIKDLSRRYMTDPETVAINRKEVTAPLIDQVYYKVLERNKMESLCRILDSEDIGLGIVFCRTKRGVDELTDALQERGYMADGLHGDLSQAQRDRVMKAFRDSTIELLVATDVAARGIDVGNVTHVINYDIPQDPESYVHRIGRTGRAGRKGIALTLVTPREMKQLITIEKVTKSLIQPRNVPTLEEVAERQQGQWRDQMVSLLSQDVDLSLFNSIVEELSQKFPLERIASAALYTAFSSSLQVGEEEEVYNFGETGATKGMVRFFMNVGRNVDIKPHDLVKEVSEMVGISSKSIGRIDIFEKFTFFEVTEEVAPFVYEALRQSRIKGARVNVEPAKPRGAKA, encoded by the coding sequence ATGATTACTTTTTCAGATTTTGATCTACATCGCAATGTACATAGAGCCATTCATGATATGGGCTTTGAGGAGCCATCTCCCATTCAAGCTTCAGCTATTCCTCTCATTCTTCAAGGTAAAGACCTGTTAGGCCAAGCTCAAACAGGAACAGGAAAAACGGCAGCTTTTGGAATACCACTCATCGAAAAAATGACCAACGAACTTAAAGTTCAGGCCCTTGTACTCACTCCAACCCGTGAATTAGCCATTCAAGTTTCGGGTGAACTTCGAAAAATCTCTAAGTATAAGCGTACTCGTACACTTCCTATTTATGGTGGGCAATCCATTGGTCATCAGATCCGTACATTAAAACAAGGTGTTCAAGTCGTTATAGGGACTCCTGGAAGAATATTAGATCACTTGAGAAGAAAAACCCTTCGTCTAGACGAAGTAAGTATGGTTGTACTCGATGAGGCGGACGAAATGTTGGATATGGGCTTTATCGATGATATTAAAGAAATTCTTGGGCATACGCCTAATACTAGACAGACTTTATTATTTTCAGCAACAATGCCACATGAAATAAAAGATCTGTCTAGACGATATATGACTGACCCAGAAACGGTTGCCATCAATCGAAAAGAAGTTACCGCTCCTCTTATTGATCAAGTCTATTATAAGGTTCTAGAACGCAATAAAATGGAAAGTCTATGTCGCATATTAGACAGTGAGGATATAGGGTTAGGAATTGTCTTCTGCCGTACTAAACGCGGTGTAGACGAACTAACTGACGCCCTTCAAGAAAGGGGCTATATGGCGGATGGACTACACGGGGATCTTAGTCAAGCCCAACGAGATCGCGTGATGAAAGCTTTCCGTGATTCAACCATTGAATTGCTTGTCGCTACAGATGTCGCTGCTAGAGGGATTGACGTAGGAAATGTAACTCATGTTATCAATTACGATATCCCTCAGGATCCAGAGAGCTACGTCCATCGTATTGGAAGAACCGGTCGAGCAGGGCGTAAGGGAATTGCGCTAACTTTGGTTACTCCTAGAGAGATGAAGCAATTAATTACGATTGAAAAAGTAACCAAATCTTTAATACAGCCGCGCAACGTGCCTACTTTAGAGGAGGTTGCTGAGCGCCAACAAGGACAATGGAGAGATCAAATGGTTTCTTTATTGTCACAAGATGTGGACTTATCCCTATTTAACAGTATCGTAGAAGAACTTTCACAGAAGTTTCCTCTGGAAAGAATTGCCTCTGCAGCTCTCTACACGGCCTTTTCCTCCTCGCTTCAAGTAGGTGAAGAAGAGGAAGTGTATAACTTTGGAGAAACTGGAGCCACTAAAGGCATGGTTCGCTTCTTTATGAACGTAGGAAGAAATGTAGACATTAAACCGCACGATTTAGTCAAAGAAGTGTCAGAAATGGTTGGGATTTCCTCTAAGTCTATTGGACGTATCGATATCTTTGAAAAATTTACCTTCTTTGAAGTGACTGAAGAAGTAGCACCATTCGTTTACGAGGCCCTTCGTCAATCCAGGATTAAGGGTGCGAGGGTGAATGTAGAACCTGCAAAACCAAGAGGCGCGAAAGCATAG
- the rimO gene encoding 30S ribosomal protein S12 methylthiotransferase RimO: MTIKTNTKEKVAIVTLGCEKNLVDSDIMSELIDKRGYELVKTPEEATVVIVNTCSFIDAAKEESVNTILDMADLKEKGNVKSLIVAGCLTQRYKEVLLDEMPEIDGIVGTGDFDKITDIIEKSLIGERPVFVGNPAFSYEDVARRKVEAGTYTAYVKIAEGCDNTCTFCIIPQLRGKFRSRTIESVVREAEDLARQGIKEISLIAQDLTNYGMDLYGDHRLPQLLTEVSKVDGIEWVRIHYAYPGYFTDELIEVIANNPKICNYIDMPLQHSEDAILKRMRRPGRQRDTRELVRKMRDRIGQVAIRTSIIVGFPGETEEEFERLCEFVKEMKFDRLGVFTYSQEEGTAANRLGDQIDEETKERRANTLMEIQREIANDRNGQFVGQVLDVLIEKYDGKNDIYIGRTQFDALEIDGEVFVTGYKGPLGQIAKVKITHSYDYDLSGEVSLG, translated from the coding sequence ATGACTATAAAAACGAACACCAAGGAAAAAGTGGCGATTGTAACCTTGGGGTGTGAGAAGAACCTTGTAGATTCCGACATTATGTCTGAATTAATAGATAAACGGGGCTATGAACTGGTTAAGACTCCGGAAGAGGCTACGGTTGTCATTGTAAATACTTGCAGTTTCATTGATGCAGCTAAGGAAGAGTCGGTTAATACGATTCTCGATATGGCTGACCTGAAGGAAAAAGGCAACGTAAAATCATTGATCGTAGCAGGATGTCTCACGCAGCGTTACAAGGAAGTGCTATTAGATGAGATGCCGGAGATCGATGGTATTGTAGGTACAGGCGACTTCGATAAAATTACGGATATTATTGAAAAGTCTCTCATTGGGGAAAGACCCGTATTTGTGGGTAATCCTGCATTTTCCTATGAGGATGTAGCTAGGCGTAAGGTCGAAGCAGGAACCTACACAGCGTATGTAAAGATCGCTGAGGGATGTGATAATACTTGTACCTTCTGTATTATCCCGCAACTCCGTGGGAAATTCCGTTCACGTACGATTGAGTCCGTTGTTCGTGAAGCCGAGGATTTAGCTCGACAAGGCATTAAGGAGATCAGCTTAATTGCTCAGGACTTGACTAACTATGGTATGGATTTATACGGCGATCACCGTCTTCCTCAGTTACTTACGGAAGTGAGTAAGGTGGATGGTATTGAATGGGTGAGAATTCATTATGCATATCCGGGGTACTTTACGGATGAGCTCATAGAGGTAATTGCAAACAATCCGAAGATTTGTAACTACATTGACATGCCATTGCAGCACAGCGAAGACGCTATCTTAAAGAGAATGCGTCGCCCAGGTCGACAACGAGATACTCGTGAGCTAGTAAGAAAAATGAGAGATAGAATTGGACAAGTGGCGATTCGAACTTCAATTATTGTTGGTTTTCCTGGTGAAACGGAAGAAGAATTCGAACGTCTATGCGAATTTGTGAAAGAGATGAAGTTTGACCGTCTAGGAGTCTTCACTTATTCCCAGGAAGAGGGGACCGCGGCTAATCGCCTTGGAGATCAGATTGATGAGGAAACTAAGGAACGCCGTGCGAATACTTTAATGGAGATTCAACGTGAAATTGCTAATGACCGGAATGGTCAATTCGTAGGTCAAGTTTTAGATGTTCTTATTGAGAAGTATGATGGGAAAAACGATATCTACATTGGGCGAACTCAATTTGATGCACTAGAGATCGACGGCGAAGTATTCGTGACGGGGTATAAGGGTCCATTAGGTCAAATAGCAAAGGTAAAGATTACGCATTCTTACGATTATGACTTGTCGGGGGAGGTAAGTCTAGGTTGA
- the recA gene encoding recombinase RecA: protein MSDRKAALDMALRQIEKQFGKGSIMKLGEMAASTTVSTVPSGSIALDISLGIGGYPRGRIIEIYGPESSGKTTVALHAIASVQKNGGQAAFIDAEHALDPVYAQKLGVNIDELLLSQPDTGEQALEIAEALVRSGAVDILVIDSVAALVPKAEIEGEMGDSHVGLQARLMSQALRKLAGAINKSKAIAIFINQLREKVGVMFGNPETTPGGRALKFYSSVRLDVRRADTIKQGNDMVGNRTKIKVVKNKVAPPFKVCEVDIMYGEGISHEGSLLDIAADVDIVNKSGAWYSFNGDRLGQGRENSKQFLKDNPGIAAEIEKQIREHYSLDNPVIQPQNDKEEDALDELELDFE from the coding sequence TTGTCTGATAGAAAAGCTGCCTTAGATATGGCGTTACGCCAAATAGAGAAACAATTCGGAAAAGGTTCGATCATGAAGCTAGGGGAGATGGCTGCTTCAACAACAGTTTCTACCGTACCTAGCGGATCCATCGCTTTAGATATTAGTCTTGGAATAGGTGGTTACCCACGTGGAAGAATCATCGAAATATATGGTCCAGAATCATCCGGTAAAACAACCGTAGCATTGCACGCAATTGCTTCAGTGCAGAAGAACGGAGGACAGGCTGCATTTATTGATGCGGAACATGCTTTAGACCCTGTCTACGCTCAGAAGCTAGGGGTTAATATTGATGAATTATTATTATCTCAACCAGATACCGGTGAACAGGCGTTAGAGATTGCTGAGGCGTTAGTGCGAAGTGGTGCTGTTGACATTCTCGTAATAGACTCCGTTGCAGCTTTAGTACCGAAGGCAGAAATTGAAGGAGAAATGGGAGATTCCCATGTCGGTTTACAAGCTAGATTAATGTCTCAAGCATTAAGAAAGTTAGCAGGGGCAATCAATAAGTCTAAAGCTATTGCTATCTTTATTAACCAGCTTCGTGAGAAGGTTGGCGTGATGTTTGGTAACCCTGAGACCACTCCAGGTGGAAGAGCCTTGAAGTTCTATTCTAGTGTACGCTTAGATGTTCGACGTGCAGATACCATTAAACAAGGCAATGATATGGTGGGTAATCGCACAAAGATCAAAGTGGTAAAGAATAAAGTTGCGCCTCCTTTTAAGGTTTGTGAGGTCGATATTATGTACGGAGAAGGGATCTCGCATGAAGGAAGCTTATTAGATATTGCTGCAGATGTGGATATCGTCAATAAGAGCGGTGCTTGGTATTCCTTTAATGGTGATCGTTTAGGACAGGGCCGTGAGAACTCTAAACAGTTTTTGAAGGATAATCCAGGGATTGCAGCTGAGATTGAAAAACAAATAAGAGAGCATTATAGCCTGGATAATCCGGTAATTCAACCTCAGAACGATAAAGAAGAGGATGCGCTTGATGAATTAGAGCTGGATTTTGAATAA
- a CDS encoding pitrilysin family protein — protein sequence MKEITYDQLKETLYYEKLDNGLDVYILPKHGFSKTYATFTTKYGSVDNHFKVPGKDQVKVPDGIAHFLEHKMFEEEEGGDVFNKFATYGASANAFTSFDRTAYLFSSTGNVKENLTTLLDFVQSPYFTEENVEKEKGIIGQEIKMYDDNADWRVYFGLIQNMYHHHPVQIDIAGTIPSITEITKDMLYTCYETFYHPSNMLLFIVGAVEPKEILNLVRENQAKKNYQAQEEIERFFEDEPTHVDVPQTIKEMTVAMPKVMFGYKEKEVGLVGDDLLKRELTTQLVLDILLGQSSNLYQSLYEEGLINDTFGTDYSGESKYGFSVMGGDTPDPEKLVKMITEGLEAAKEKGIETDEFELNRKKKIGSFLRSLNSIEFVANSFTKYKFNGSDLFHIVPTLEQITLADVNNRLRDHIQKEQLSVSIIKPLKRD from the coding sequence ATGAAGGAAATCACATATGATCAGCTAAAAGAAACCCTCTATTACGAAAAACTCGATAATGGTCTCGATGTTTATATCCTACCTAAGCATGGTTTTAGTAAAACCTACGCGACTTTTACGACAAAGTATGGTTCCGTTGATAATCATTTTAAGGTTCCTGGGAAAGATCAAGTGAAGGTTCCAGATGGTATAGCTCATTTTCTAGAGCATAAGATGTTCGAAGAAGAAGAAGGCGGAGATGTGTTCAATAAGTTTGCCACCTATGGGGCATCGGCTAATGCCTTTACAAGCTTTGATCGCACCGCTTATCTGTTTTCTTCTACTGGGAACGTCAAAGAAAATTTGACAACACTACTGGATTTCGTACAAAGTCCGTACTTTACTGAAGAAAATGTGGAGAAGGAAAAAGGGATTATAGGCCAAGAAATTAAAATGTACGATGATAATGCTGATTGGAGGGTTTATTTTGGATTAATTCAAAATATGTACCACCATCATCCTGTTCAGATTGATATAGCTGGAACCATTCCTTCCATCACGGAAATAACAAAAGATATGTTGTATACCTGTTACGAAACATTTTATCATCCTAGCAACATGTTATTGTTTATTGTGGGAGCAGTAGAGCCTAAGGAGATCTTGAACTTAGTTAGAGAAAACCAAGCCAAAAAGAATTACCAAGCTCAAGAGGAAATTGAAAGGTTCTTCGAAGATGAGCCTACTCACGTAGATGTTCCTCAAACAATAAAAGAAATGACCGTTGCGATGCCTAAAGTGATGTTTGGCTATAAAGAAAAAGAGGTAGGATTAGTCGGGGATGACCTACTAAAGCGTGAATTGACAACACAACTTGTATTAGATATTCTTCTAGGGCAGAGCTCAAATTTATATCAGAGCCTGTACGAAGAAGGACTAATTAATGATACATTTGGCACGGATTATAGTGGAGAGAGTAAGTATGGTTTCTCTGTTATGGGTGGTGATACACCGGACCCTGAGAAATTAGTCAAAATGATTACGGAAGGATTAGAAGCAGCGAAGGAAAAAGGAATTGAGACTGATGAGTTCGAGTTAAATCGAAAGAAAAAAATCGGATCATTCTTACGTTCCTTAAACTCGATTGAGTTTGTGGCTAATTCCTTTACAAAATATAAATTTAATGGATCAGATTTATTTCATATCGTTCCAACTCTCGAGCAAATTACACTAGCAGATGTAAACAACAGACTAAGGGACCATATTCAAAAAGAACAGTTGAGTGTTTCTATCATAAAGCCGCTAAAAAGGGACTAA
- the pgsA gene encoding CDP-diacylglycerol--glycerol-3-phosphate 3-phosphatidyltransferase yields the protein MNLPNKITLARIFLVPVVMLFLLVRFDFGVFTIGAFKITYSEIIATLIFIIAASTDGLDGYIARKKKLVTNLGKFLDPLADKLLISAVLISLVEMQRLDAWVAILIISREFAVTGLRLVAVAEGQVIAASNWGKLKTVVQIVAVCSLMINNFPFSYIGIPFSTIAVWAAIIITLFSGVDYFVKNKHVIDFS from the coding sequence TTGAATCTACCTAATAAGATAACCTTGGCACGTATTTTTTTAGTACCAGTAGTGATGCTTTTCCTACTGGTACGCTTTGATTTTGGTGTTTTTACAATTGGAGCATTTAAAATTACATACAGTGAAATTATCGCTACATTGATTTTCATCATTGCTGCTAGCACAGATGGTCTGGATGGCTACATTGCACGAAAAAAGAAACTGGTTACCAATCTTGGTAAGTTTCTTGACCCATTGGCAGATAAACTGTTGATCTCTGCGGTACTCATATCGTTAGTGGAGATGCAACGTTTAGATGCATGGGTGGCCATTCTTATTATCAGCCGAGAGTTTGCTGTAACGGGTCTCAGGTTAGTGGCTGTAGCAGAAGGGCAAGTCATTGCAGCGAGCAATTGGGGCAAGTTGAAAACGGTAGTGCAAATCGTTGCCGTCTGTTCCCTCATGATCAATAACTTCCCGTTTTCCTATATAGGTATTCCCTTCTCAACCATTGCTGTCTGGGCCGCCATTATTATTACTCTCTTCTCAGGAGTAGATTACTTTGTTAAAAATAAGCATGTTATAGATTTTAGTTAG
- a CDS encoding DUF3388 domain-containing protein: METQDWYLEYEIHKNRPGLLGDIASILGMLTINIITINGVEVRRRGMLLQTDDDKKIELLGNILRKVENITITALRPPTIMDTLAVRHGRYIERDMKDKKTFRFSRDEIGLLVDFMAEVFKKEGHQLIGVRGMPRVGKTESMVAASVSANKRWIFISSTLLRQTVRNQLANDEMVAESVFFIDGIVSTMRSTEKHHSLMREVMRFPAPKVIEHPDIFVRETEYTLDDFDYIIELRSHPDEEITYDLVESSFTGFDLA; encoded by the coding sequence ATGGAAACTCAAGATTGGTATTTAGAATATGAAATTCATAAGAACAGACCAGGGTTACTCGGAGACATTGCTTCGATCCTGGGTATGCTTACGATAAATATTATTACCATAAACGGCGTTGAAGTTCGCCGTAGAGGGATGTTACTTCAGACTGATGATGATAAAAAAATTGAGTTACTGGGAAATATATTAAGAAAGGTAGAAAACATTACCATTACGGCTCTTCGACCTCCAACCATAATGGACACCCTTGCCGTGCGTCATGGTCGCTATATCGAGAGGGATATGAAGGATAAGAAGACCTTTCGATTTTCCAGAGATGAAATTGGATTACTGGTGGATTTCATGGCTGAAGTCTTTAAGAAAGAAGGACATCAGTTAATTGGGGTGCGAGGTATGCCGCGTGTCGGGAAAACGGAATCCATGGTGGCTGCGAGTGTATCCGCGAATAAGAGATGGATTTTTATTTCCTCAACCCTATTAAGGCAAACTGTACGTAACCAATTAGCTAATGATGAAATGGTAGCTGAGAGCGTATTTTTTATTGATGGTATTGTTTCAACCATGCGTTCAACGGAAAAGCACCATTCGTTAATGAGGGAAGTTATGCGTTTTCCGGCACCAAAGGTCATTGAGCATCCGGATATTTTTGTGCGTGAAACAGAGTACACTCTTGACGATTTTGATTACATCATTGAGTTAAGAAGTCATCCGGATGAGGAAATTACGTATGATCTAGTTGAATCGAGCTTTACAGGATTTGATTTAGCTTAA